TACTGCGTGCCCCACCTGGCCTCGAACTCGTCCAGCCTGGCCGCTGCCGCCTCGGCGGTCTCAGCGCGGTAGATCGCCCGGATGTCGGGCATGATCTTCTTGCGATCCTTCCACGACACGAAGGCAAGCGAGTTGCGGATCAGGTGAACGATGCAGGTCTGCACCGTCGTTTTTGGGAACCACCGAACCCTCAAGGCCGGAAAGCCAGGCGATCAGCGGTTCCGGATCACTAAAAACCTTGCCTTCCTGCAAAACCGCACCCGATCCGTCAACAACACATATACTTGATGCTTCCAGCGAGACGTCTATTCCGACATAATTCTCCATGGTCATCCCTCCCTGGATGCTTGGGGCAGGCCCAATGCCTGACTCCGTTCAACATCATCATTGTGAGGGATGACCACTACGATACTCAAACCTGGCCAGAAGCCAGTTACACCATCTATAAATCAGGCGAGCCAGAGTTGATACAGCAGGCCCGAAGCGAAGGAGCCGCTGAGCGCAAATGCGATGTAGAGCGCGAAGACCGGTTTCTTGACCAGCGCGAAGACGGCGATGGCGGCCGGAATGCTGGTCACGCCGCCGGCGACAAGGAAGGCCATGCCGGCGCCGGGTAGCATGCCCTGCTCGATGAGCCCGGATACCAGCGGCAGCGCCGCGTAGCCGTTCAGATAGGCGGGGATGCCGACGATTGTCGCGGTGGCGACCGGCCCGATCCCGTTTCCGCCCAGCGCCTGGGTGATCCATTCGGCCGGCACATAGGCCAGCATCAGGCTTTCCAGCACGAAGGCGAGGGTCAGCCACTTGCCGAGGAACAGGGTGGTTTTCAGCGCGTCGCGGCCAAACCGGGACACCCGCGCCTCGTCGCGCCAGAATTTCCAGACGACCGGCTTCGGCGCGCGCACCGCGGCCCCGCCGCAACTGCCATTGCCGACGCCTTCGCGCAACGGATCGACCAGCCGTCCGGCCTTCGCCAGCACATACACGCCGAAGCCGCCAAACAGGCCGAGCGCGATCGCGGTTATCGTTTTCGCAACGGCGAAATCCATGCCCAGCACGCCGGCGGTCAGCACGAAACTCGACGGGTCGATGACCGGCGAGGCAAGCCAGAACGCCATCACCGGCGCCAGCGGCACGCCCATCGCCAGCAGCGCCGCGATCAGGGGAATGACGCCGCAGGAACAGAACGGCGACAACCCGCCGAAGGCCGCTGCGAGAAAAATCATCGAGACGGGATTGCCGGTGAAGACACGGGCGATCAGGTTGTCCGCGCCGGTGGCGCCG
This window of the Alphaproteobacteria bacterium genome carries:
- a CDS encoding permease, encoding MNAIAVRLRTLPAWAKFDRAWLATGLILAALFIFVPAQGWTSLHFAAGNLMETAPYLLLSIGIAAYAGATGADNLIARVFTGNPVSMIFLAAAFGGLSPFCSCGVIPLIAALLAMGVPLAPVMAFWLASPVIDPSSFVLTAGVLGMDFAVAKTITAIALGLFGGFGVYVLAKAGRLVDPLREGVGNGSCGGAAVRAPKPVVWKFWRDEARVSRFGRDALKTTLFLGKWLTLAFVLESLMLAYVPAEWITQALGGNGIGPVATATIVGIPAYLNGYAALPLVSGLIEQGMLPGAGMAFLVAGGVTSIPAAIAVFALVKKPVFALYIAFALSGSFASGLLYQLWLA
- a CDS encoding transposase, translated to MRVRWFPKTTVQTCIVHLIRNSLAFVSWKDRKKIMPDIRAIYRAETAEAAAARLDEFEARWGTQ